Proteins encoded in a region of the Mycolicibacterium chitae genome:
- a CDS encoding MCE family protein, giving the protein MVTKRIKMQLAIFGIVSLVAGAIMAFSYVKVPSMLGIGQYTVTVELPQTGGLYQTANVTYRGTKVGRVTDVRLTDTGGVEAVLSLKSGINIPSDLSAEVHSVSAIGEQYVALLPRSEDGPELRDGDVIPLDRSTVPPPINKLLDATNRGIQAIPKDNVKTVIDESYTAVGRLGPELSRIVQGSTQLASDARANLDPLITLIDKAAPLMDSQAETADSIQAWGAHLANLTEQVRSADPAVAGLIENGAETAEEARQLFDRLKPTLPVLMANLVSVGEVAVTYQPAIEQVLVLLPQLTASLQGALLANKDSLRKYPGLYVSFNLNLNLPPVCTTGFLPADQQLTPNVEATADPIEGDLYCRIPQDSWNVVRGNRNYPCITRPGKRAPTVKMCESDEEYVPLNDGFNWKGDPNATLSGQGIPQLPPPSAEERPAPLPVAEYDPATGDYVGPDGKLYNQANLATHTEGKTWESMLMPPPAS; this is encoded by the coding sequence ATGGTGACCAAGCGAATCAAGATGCAGTTGGCGATCTTCGGGATCGTCTCGTTGGTCGCGGGCGCCATCATGGCGTTCAGCTACGTCAAGGTGCCGTCGATGCTCGGCATCGGTCAGTACACCGTCACCGTCGAGTTGCCACAGACCGGTGGCCTGTACCAGACCGCGAACGTCACCTACCGCGGCACCAAGGTCGGGCGGGTCACCGATGTGCGGCTGACGGACACCGGTGGGGTCGAGGCCGTGCTGTCGCTCAAGAGCGGGATCAACATCCCGTCGGATCTGAGTGCAGAGGTGCACAGCGTGTCGGCCATCGGCGAGCAGTACGTTGCCCTGCTGCCCCGCTCGGAGGACGGCCCCGAACTGCGTGACGGGGATGTGATCCCGCTGGATCGGTCCACCGTCCCGCCGCCGATCAACAAGCTGCTCGACGCGACCAACCGGGGCATCCAGGCGATCCCGAAGGACAACGTCAAGACCGTCATCGACGAAAGCTACACCGCGGTAGGCCGATTGGGGCCGGAGCTGTCCCGCATCGTGCAGGGCTCCACGCAGCTGGCCAGCGACGCCCGCGCCAACCTCGACCCGCTGATCACCCTGATCGACAAGGCCGCCCCGCTGATGGATTCCCAAGCGGAGACCGCCGATTCGATCCAGGCCTGGGGCGCACACCTGGCGAACCTGACCGAGCAGGTCCGTTCGGCCGATCCCGCCGTGGCCGGCCTGATCGAGAACGGGGCCGAGACGGCCGAGGAGGCCCGGCAGCTGTTCGACCGGCTCAAGCCGACTCTGCCGGTGCTGATGGCGAACCTGGTGAGTGTGGGCGAGGTGGCCGTGACCTACCAGCCGGCCATCGAACAGGTGCTGGTGCTGCTGCCGCAGCTGACGGCCAGCCTGCAAGGTGCGCTGCTGGCCAACAAGGATTCGCTGCGCAAGTACCCCGGCCTGTACGTCAGCTTCAACCTGAACCTGAACCTGCCGCCGGTGTGCACCACCGGATTCCTGCCGGCCGACCAGCAGCTGACACCCAACGTGGAGGCCACGGCCGATCCCATCGAGGGTGACCTGTACTGCCGGATCCCGCAGGATTCGTGGAACGTCGTGCGCGGCAACCGCAACTACCCGTGCATCACCCGCCCGGGCAAGCGGGCGCCGACGGTGAAGATGTGCGAGAGCGACGAGGAGTACGTGCCGCTCAACGACGGCTTCAACTGGAAGGGCGACCCGAACGCCACCCTGTCGGGCCAGGGCATTCCGCAGCTGCCACCGCCGTCCGCCGAGGAGCGGCCCGCCCCGCTGCCGGTCGCCGAGTACGACCCGGCCACCGGCGACTACGTCGGACCGGACGGCAAGCTCTACAACCAGGCGAACCTGGCGACGCATACGGAAGGCAAAACGTGGGAGAGCATGCTGATGCCGCCACCGGCGAGCTGA
- a CDS encoding TetR/AcrR family transcriptional regulator, with protein MAQAVRQHARSSVRKLQLSQAAARLFSERGYHNVSMDDVASAVGLTGPALYRHFRKKHDILAQAVSEQLGAVEEVAARAVAADLDPAQRSAQFLSELADLVLEREEVLLWKRERRQLSEAEQDQFRLKLNQVLRLTMQALGLDDHDQPASDAELRAWSVLAVYSSVSAIRRRLDDATVKSILQSMATNILDCELDGATADSAPPAYLRRPPGRRERILAAATRLFHGQSYHAVGIEEIAAASDTAIATFYQYFNGKAELLQAVLHRGAEGLHYVTNHRLPAARTPQEAVDVIACTLIELALGPHQPILAILAADLIYLPEPAQEAIRTSEREYIDEWVAAIVGIRPDLSVHHARLLAQASIGLVTDITQTQSMRARPGIAMELHRLVAAVLAS; from the coding sequence GTGGCACAAGCCGTCCGCCAGCACGCCCGGAGTTCGGTGCGCAAGCTGCAGTTGTCCCAGGCCGCCGCCCGGTTGTTCTCCGAGCGCGGCTACCACAACGTCAGCATGGACGACGTCGCCTCGGCGGTCGGGCTCACCGGCCCCGCCCTGTATCGGCATTTCCGCAAGAAGCACGACATCCTGGCCCAGGCGGTCTCCGAGCAACTCGGCGCGGTCGAGGAGGTCGCGGCGCGGGCGGTGGCGGCCGACCTCGACCCGGCGCAGCGGTCGGCCCAGTTCCTGTCCGAACTCGCGGATCTGGTGCTCGAACGCGAAGAGGTCCTACTGTGGAAGCGGGAGCGACGGCAGCTCTCCGAGGCCGAACAGGACCAGTTCCGGCTGAAGCTCAACCAGGTTCTGCGACTCACGATGCAGGCCCTCGGGCTCGACGACCACGACCAGCCGGCCAGCGACGCCGAGCTGCGGGCGTGGAGCGTGCTGGCCGTCTACTCGAGCGTCTCGGCGATCCGTCGACGCCTCGACGACGCCACCGTCAAGTCGATCCTGCAGTCCATGGCCACCAACATCCTGGACTGCGAATTGGACGGCGCCACCGCCGATTCGGCGCCGCCGGCCTACCTGCGACGCCCGCCGGGCCGGCGTGAGCGCATCCTGGCCGCGGCCACCCGGCTGTTCCACGGCCAGAGCTACCACGCCGTCGGCATCGAGGAGATCGCCGCGGCCTCGGACACCGCGATCGCCACGTTCTACCAGTACTTCAACGGCAAGGCCGAACTGTTGCAGGCGGTTCTGCACCGCGGCGCCGAGGGTCTGCACTACGTCACCAACCACCGGCTGCCGGCTGCGCGCACACCGCAGGAGGCCGTCGATGTCATCGCGTGCACGCTCATCGAGTTGGCGCTCGGACCGCATCAACCGATCCTGGCCATCCTGGCCGCCGACCTGATCTATCTGCCCGAGCCCGCGCAAGAGGCGATCCGGACCAGCGAGCGCGAGTACATCGACGAGTGGGTGGCCGCGATCGTCGGGATCCGACCGGACCTGTCGGTGCACCACGCGAGGTTGTTGGCGCAGGCCTCCATCGGTCTGGTCACCGACATCACCCAGACCCAGAGCATGCGTGCCCGCCCCGGCATCGCGATGGAACTGCACCGGCTGGTGGCCGCCGTTCTGGCCAGCTGA
- a CDS encoding mammalian cell entry protein, with amino-acid sequence MGEHADAATGELNDPPAQRFDGVRAAIALGTGALVVLGCLGGWLGYRAVEQHRDEARQAEFVEAARQGVLNLTTIDHATVDADIQEILDSSTGVFREDFEKRAEPFAEVVRQAKSTSEGSVTSAGLESRDGDSAQVLVLMSVKMTYAGAPEQDPQIWRMRIGVQRSGDAAKMSDVAYVS; translated from the coding sequence GTGGGAGAGCATGCTGATGCCGCCACCGGCGAGCTGAACGATCCACCGGCACAACGGTTCGACGGCGTCCGGGCGGCCATCGCCCTGGGCACCGGGGCGCTGGTGGTGCTCGGCTGCCTCGGCGGTTGGCTGGGCTATCGGGCCGTCGAGCAGCACCGCGACGAGGCGCGACAGGCCGAGTTCGTCGAGGCGGCCCGCCAAGGCGTGCTCAACCTGACGACCATCGACCACGCCACGGTGGACGCCGACATCCAGGAGATCCTGGACTCGTCGACCGGGGTGTTCCGCGAGGACTTCGAGAAGCGGGCCGAACCGTTCGCGGAGGTGGTGCGGCAGGCGAAGTCGACCTCGGAGGGCTCGGTGACGTCGGCCGGCCTGGAGTCCCGCGACGGCGACAGCGCACAGGTGCTGGTGCTGATGTCGGTGAAGATGACCTACGCCGGTGCACCGGAGCAGGATCCGCAGATCTGGCGGATGCGCATCGGGGTGCAACGCAGCGGTGACGCCGCCAAGATGTCCGATGTGGCGTACGTGTCATGA
- a CDS encoding MaoC family dehydratase, which produces MSTDIAEIQVGTELPPLELAPISRTTLALFAGASGDHNPIHVDIDAAKAAGFEDVFAHGMLSMAYLGRLVTSWVPQSQLRSLSTRFTAITPVLAQPTCTGTVTSVDEVDGEKRATVDVKITLADGTVTLAGEAVVALP; this is translated from the coding sequence GTGAGCACCGACATCGCCGAAATCCAGGTTGGCACCGAACTCCCGCCGCTGGAGCTCGCGCCGATCTCCCGCACCACCCTGGCCCTGTTCGCCGGCGCCTCGGGCGACCACAACCCGATCCACGTCGACATCGACGCAGCCAAGGCCGCGGGCTTCGAGGACGTCTTCGCCCACGGCATGCTCTCGATGGCCTACCTGGGCCGGCTGGTCACCTCGTGGGTGCCGCAGTCCCAGTTGCGCTCGCTGAGCACCCGATTCACCGCGATCACCCCGGTGCTGGCCCAGCCGACCTGTACCGGAACGGTGACCTCGGTCGACGAGGTCGACGGCGAGAAGCGCGCGACGGTGGACGTGAAGATCACGCTGGCCGACGGCACGGTGACACTGGCCGGCGAAGCCGTCGTCGCGCTGCCCTGA
- a CDS encoding alpha/beta hydrolase: MSALPSDDDWTQADAEALERAEEQLREVFGDGRQPLPVMREKLDAMMTSLPLPEDAAVAEVSAGGVPALRVSAGAVDDSAAVVWLHGGGYLIGSPTGYRGVAAAVSAACGHPVIVPDYRLAPEHPFPAAVEDAHAVMEWAAVQFGPRWVLAGDSAGGGLTVASLIRARDTGTAVPAAAVLVSPLADFTASGESFDTHAEADLAISRRSVQGLAAAYLRDHDPRDPLASPVFGALDRLPATLIQVSDREVLLDDAKALHAAMQRGGSASTLSIYSGVCHAWPMFVAYMPRAQRAVAEIGAFARASVG, translated from the coding sequence ATGAGTGCGTTGCCTTCCGACGACGACTGGACGCAGGCGGACGCCGAGGCGCTCGAGCGGGCCGAGGAGCAGCTGCGGGAGGTATTCGGCGACGGGCGCCAACCGCTGCCCGTGATGCGCGAGAAGCTCGACGCGATGATGACCTCGCTTCCGCTGCCCGAGGACGCGGCGGTGGCCGAGGTGTCGGCCGGTGGAGTCCCGGCGCTGCGCGTCAGCGCCGGCGCGGTCGACGACAGCGCCGCGGTGGTGTGGCTGCACGGCGGCGGCTACCTCATCGGGTCGCCGACGGGATATCGCGGCGTCGCCGCGGCGGTGTCGGCGGCCTGCGGGCACCCGGTGATCGTGCCGGACTACCGACTGGCCCCGGAGCACCCCTTCCCGGCCGCCGTCGAGGACGCCCATGCCGTGATGGAGTGGGCCGCAGTGCAGTTCGGACCCCGCTGGGTGCTGGCCGGTGATTCCGCCGGCGGCGGGCTGACCGTGGCATCCCTGATCCGCGCGCGCGACACAGGCACCGCGGTGCCCGCGGCCGCGGTCCTGGTGTCGCCGCTGGCCGACTTCACCGCCTCCGGGGAGAGCTTCGACACCCACGCCGAGGCCGATCTGGCGATTTCCCGGCGCTCGGTGCAGGGGTTGGCCGCGGCCTACCTTCGGGATCACGATCCGCGGGATCCGTTGGCCTCGCCGGTGTTCGGCGCGCTCGATCGGCTGCCGGCGACGCTCATCCAGGTCAGCGACCGCGAGGTGCTGCTGGATGACGCCAAGGCGTTGCACGCCGCGATGCAGCGCGGGGGATCGGCCTCGACGTTGTCGATCTACTCGGGTGTGTGCCACGCCTGGCCGATGTTCGTCGCGTACATGCCGCGCGCGCAGCGGGCGGTCGCCGAGATCGGCGCCTTCGCGCGTGCCTCGGTGGGCTGA
- a CDS encoding SDR family NAD(P)-dependent oxidoreductase: MPRLSDKTAIVTGATTVTPGGLNIGGAAATELVAEGARVVLADLNIDGATALAEALNEARGPGVAVAVQTDLRHEDQIEKLVATAIETFGGINVLLNIAGVFPPGDGDIATMSTEVWDDVMAVNLRSAMLTTKHSLPQLRANGGSIVNTASTHAFAGDTSLTGYGATKAALLALTAYTATQYGQEGVRCNAICPGTTTTPPAQQLPDVVKDIYRRHTLAKDLNGPAELAKVYAFLASDDSRGINGETIRVDGGLLAHQPFMPDMVALGAATATSQ; the protein is encoded by the coding sequence ATGCCCCGACTCTCCGACAAGACCGCAATCGTCACCGGAGCCACCACGGTAACCCCCGGCGGCCTGAACATCGGCGGCGCCGCGGCCACCGAACTGGTCGCCGAGGGCGCCCGGGTGGTGCTGGCCGACCTCAACATCGACGGCGCCACGGCGCTGGCCGAGGCGCTCAACGAGGCCCGCGGCCCGGGCGTCGCGGTCGCCGTGCAGACCGACCTGCGCCACGAGGACCAGATCGAGAAGCTGGTGGCCACCGCCATCGAGACCTTCGGCGGTATCAACGTCCTGTTGAACATCGCCGGCGTCTTCCCGCCCGGCGACGGGGACATCGCCACCATGTCCACCGAGGTCTGGGACGACGTCATGGCGGTCAACCTGCGCAGCGCCATGCTCACCACCAAGCATTCGCTGCCGCAGCTGCGCGCCAACGGCGGGTCGATCGTCAACACGGCGTCCACCCACGCGTTCGCCGGGGACACCAGCCTGACCGGATACGGCGCCACCAAGGCCGCCCTGCTGGCCCTGACCGCCTACACCGCAACCCAATACGGCCAGGAAGGGGTGCGGTGCAACGCGATCTGCCCCGGCACCACCACCACGCCGCCCGCCCAGCAGCTGCCCGACGTGGTCAAGGACATCTACCGCCGCCACACCCTGGCCAAAGACCTCAACGGTCCCGCCGAGCTCGCCAAGGTCTACGCGTTCCTGGCCTCCGACGACTCCCGGGGCATCAACGGCGAGACCATCCGGGTCGACGGCGGCCTGCTGGCGCACCAGCCGTTCATGCCGGACATGGTGGCCCTGGGGGCCGCGACCGCGACGTCGCAGTAG